Below is a window of Vibrio fortis DNA.
GTAAACAACCCACTGCATGGCATTACTTTGCAAAAGCTACTCACTGAACTCGTGGATCACTATGGGTGGGAAGAGCTGAGTTACATGGTTAACATTAACTGCTTCAAGAAAGACCCAAGCATCAAGTCGAGTTTAAAGTTTCTGCGAAAAACAGAATGGGCTCGAACTAAAGTTGAACAAATCTATATTGATTTAAAACGATAATAACCGTTAACTAATGAGCTTCAGTTCCCCGTAGCTACTTCGCGGGGATTATCCCCTGTGTCTACTTTTTAGGGGCCACATCGTATCTCGTATCTCGTATCTCGTATCTCGTATCTCGTATCTCGTATCTCGTATCTCGTATCTCGTATCTCGTATCTCGTATCTCGTATCTCGTATCTCGTATCTCGTATCTCGTATCTCGTATCTCGTACTATGATTCCCATAAAACAAAAGCCCCGCAAGCTTTCACTTGCGGGGCTTTAAAACTAATTAGATTCTAAAAACAATTACTTGTTTTCTTTCTCTTCTTTAGCTTTTGCGATTACTTCTTCTGCTACGTTCATTGGACATGGAGCGTAGTGTGCGAATTCCATAGAGAATTGGCCACGACCAGAAGTAATAGTACGTAGGTGACCGATGTAACCAAACATTTCTGATAGAGGTACGTCAGCTTTGA
It encodes the following:
- a CDS encoding VF530 family protein, translated to MTQVNNPLHGITLQKLLTELVDHYGWEELSYMVNINCFKKDPSIKSSLKFLRKTEWARTKVEQIYIDLKR